A single region of the Acidobacteriota bacterium genome encodes:
- a CDS encoding amidohydrolase, with translation MRRRRTAAATLVAILAAATLGCTDGDRSVAAGGAESADLVITNATVVTMDADFRVIEGGAIAIAGSRIAAVGGAEVATRYAAKETIDAGGDIVMPGMVNTHTHASMTMFRGLGDDIPDRLRRFIFPLEAMVVDADNVYKGALLGAVEMVLSGATTFVDMYYFEDAVARAAKAVGMRAVVGETVIGFPAPDADEAYGGLAYARRFIAEWADDELVTPALAPHAPYTLDKEHLEEVAVAARELDVPVLVHLSETQAEIDKIDEEFGMSPVEYLDSVGLLDDRLVAAHCIFVDADDIELLRERRVGVSHNIVSNVKAGKGIAPVLEMLAAGLDVGLGTDGPMSGNTLDLMGLLGYTAKLHKLAKLDRRVMPARDVVMMATIGGARAIDMDDRIGSLEAGKLADLVIVDKDSVNMIPMYDVYAALAYAASSHDVRTVIIHGRQVMRDRRMLTVDVEQIKRDVRVLTDRIAEEAAKL, from the coding sequence TTGCGGCGACGCAGAACAGCAGCGGCAACCCTGGTGGCGATCCTCGCCGCCGCGACACTCGGTTGCACCGACGGCGATCGGTCGGTCGCGGCCGGCGGCGCCGAGTCCGCCGATCTGGTGATCACCAACGCCACGGTGGTGACCATGGACGCCGACTTCCGGGTGATCGAGGGTGGCGCGATCGCGATCGCGGGTTCCCGGATCGCCGCGGTCGGCGGTGCCGAGGTCGCGACCCGCTATGCCGCGAAGGAGACGATCGACGCCGGCGGCGACATCGTCATGCCGGGGATGGTGAACACCCACACCCACGCCTCGATGACCATGTTCCGCGGTCTGGGAGACGACATTCCCGACCGGCTTCGGCGCTTCATCTTTCCGCTCGAAGCGATGGTCGTCGACGCCGACAACGTCTACAAGGGGGCGCTGCTCGGGGCCGTCGAGATGGTGCTCTCCGGCGCCACGACCTTCGTCGACATGTACTACTTCGAAGACGCCGTGGCGCGCGCGGCCAAGGCGGTCGGCATGCGCGCCGTCGTGGGTGAGACGGTGATCGGTTTCCCGGCACCCGACGCGGACGAGGCCTATGGCGGTCTCGCCTACGCGCGGCGCTTTATCGCCGAATGGGCCGACGACGAGCTGGTGACGCCGGCGCTGGCGCCGCATGCCCCCTACACCCTGGACAAAGAGCACCTCGAGGAGGTCGCCGTAGCCGCGCGTGAGCTCGACGTTCCGGTTCTCGTCCACCTCTCGGAGACCCAGGCCGAGATCGACAAGATCGACGAGGAGTTCGGGATGAGCCCGGTCGAGTATCTCGACTCCGTCGGACTCCTCGACGATCGACTGGTGGCGGCGCACTGCATCTTCGTCGACGCCGACGACATCGAGCTACTGCGAGAGCGGAGGGTAGGGGTGAGCCACAACATCGTCTCGAACGTCAAGGCCGGCAAGGGCATCGCGCCGGTGCTCGAGATGCTCGCGGCCGGACTCGACGTGGGTCTCGGCACCGACGGCCCGATGAGCGGCAACACGCTCGACCTGATGGGTCTGCTGGGCTACACCGCCAAGCTCCACAAGCTGGCCAAGCTGGACCGGCGGGTGATGCCGGCTCGAGACGTCGTGATGATGGCGACGATCGGCGGGGCGCGGGCGATCGACATGGACGACCGGATCGGCTCGCTCGAGGCCGGCAAGCTCGCCGACCTCGTCATCGTCGACAAGGACTCGGTCAACATGATCCCGATGTACGACGTCTACGCGGCCCTGGCCTACGCCGCGAGCTCGCACGACGTCCGGACCGTGATCATCCACGGACGCCAGGTGATGCGAGACCGGCGAATGCTCACCGTGGACGTCGAGCAGATCAAGCGCGACGTTCGGGTGCTCACCGACCGGATCGCCGAGGAGGCCGCCAAGCTCTGA